A window of the Streptomyces sp. NBC_00250 genome harbors these coding sequences:
- a CDS encoding hydroxymethylglutaryl-CoA lyase gives MVVPDPALPTRVRIHEVGARDGLQNEKGAVPTDVKAEFIRRLAAAGLSTVEATSFVHPKWVPQLADAEELFPLVRDLPVRLPVLVPNERGLDRALALGVREIAVFASATESFAKANLNRTVDEALALFAPTVTRAIEAGLKVRGYLSMCFGDPWEGAVPVEQVVRVTKALAEMGCDELSLGDTIGVATPGHVTNLLQALNGAGVPTSRLAVHFHDTYGQALSNTLAALRHGVTTVDASAGGLGGCPYAKSATGNLATEDLVWMLDGLGIETGVDLASLTATSAWMADQLGRPSPSRTVRALSHKE, from the coding sequence ATGGTCGTGCCCGATCCCGCGCTGCCCACGCGGGTGCGGATCCACGAGGTCGGTGCGCGCGACGGGCTGCAGAACGAGAAGGGCGCCGTCCCGACCGACGTCAAGGCGGAGTTCATCCGGCGGCTCGCCGCCGCCGGGCTCTCCACCGTCGAGGCGACCAGCTTCGTGCACCCGAAGTGGGTGCCGCAGCTGGCGGACGCGGAGGAGCTGTTCCCGCTCGTCCGTGACCTCCCCGTCCGCCTCCCGGTGCTGGTGCCGAACGAGCGCGGTCTCGACCGCGCCCTCGCTCTCGGCGTCCGCGAGATCGCCGTCTTCGCGTCGGCCACCGAGTCCTTCGCGAAGGCCAATCTCAACCGGACGGTCGACGAGGCCCTCGCCCTCTTCGCGCCGACGGTCACCCGCGCCATAGAGGCGGGGCTGAAGGTCCGCGGCTATCTGTCGATGTGCTTCGGCGACCCCTGGGAGGGCGCCGTTCCCGTCGAGCAGGTCGTCCGTGTCACCAAGGCCCTGGCCGAGATGGGCTGCGACGAGCTGAGCCTCGGGGACACCATCGGCGTCGCCACCCCCGGGCACGTGACGAACCTGCTCCAGGCGCTCAACGGCGCCGGCGTCCCCACCTCCCGTCTCGCCGTGCATTTCCACGACACCTACGGCCAGGCCCTCTCCAACACCCTCGCCGCCCTCCGCCACGGAGTCACCACCGTCGACGCCTCCGCCGGCGGCCTCGGTGGCTGCCCGTACGCGAAGAGCGCGACCGGCAATCTCGCCACCGAGGATCTCGTGTGGATGCTCGACGGTCTCGGCATCGAGACCGGGGTCGATCTGGCCAGCCTCACCGCCACGAGCGCGTGGATGGCAGACCAGCTGGGTAGGCCCAGCCCTTCCCGTACCGTCCGTGCCCTCTCCCACAAGGAGTGA
- a CDS encoding lysine N(6)-hydroxylase/L-ornithine N(5)-oxygenase family protein — MSTPETTEIHDFIGIGLGPFNLGLACLTEPIDELNGLFLESKPDFEWHSGMFLEGAHLQTPFMSDLVTMADPTSPYSFLSYLKDKGRLYSFYIRENFYPLRTEYNDYCRWAAGRLSSIRFSTTVANVTFDEATEVYVVTTEAGETFRSRRLVLGTGTPAYVPETCRGLGGDLIHNSRYLPNKEELQKKKSITLVGSGQSAAEIYYDLLSEIDVHGYKLNWVTRSPRFFPLEYTKLTLEMTSPEYVDYFHALPEQTRYRLETQQKGLFKGIDGELIDAIFDLLYQKNLDGPVPTRLLTNSALHAAAYDDTSGTYTLGFRQEEQEKDFTLDTEGLILATGYKYTVPAFLEPVRDRLNWDGQGRFDVARNYAIDTTGRGVFVQNASVHTHSITSPDLGMGAYRNAYIIGAMLGYEYYPVEKTIAFQEFAA; from the coding sequence TTGTCCACGCCTGAGACGACCGAGATCCACGACTTCATCGGCATCGGGCTCGGTCCGTTCAACCTCGGACTCGCCTGCCTGACCGAGCCGATCGACGAGCTGAACGGCCTCTTCCTGGAGTCGAAGCCCGACTTCGAGTGGCACTCGGGGATGTTCCTCGAAGGCGCCCACCTCCAGACCCCGTTCATGTCGGACCTGGTCACGATGGCCGACCCGACCTCGCCGTACTCCTTCCTCAGCTACCTGAAGGACAAGGGCCGACTGTACTCGTTCTACATCCGCGAGAACTTCTACCCGCTGCGGACCGAGTACAACGACTACTGCCGCTGGGCCGCCGGGCGCCTCTCCTCGATCCGCTTCTCGACGACCGTGGCGAACGTGACGTTCGACGAGGCCACCGAGGTGTACGTGGTGACCACCGAGGCCGGAGAAACGTTCCGCTCGCGCCGTCTGGTCCTCGGCACCGGCACCCCGGCGTACGTCCCCGAGACCTGCCGGGGCCTGGGCGGCGACCTGATCCACAACTCGCGCTACCTCCCGAACAAGGAGGAGCTGCAGAAGAAGAAGTCGATCACCCTGGTCGGCAGCGGCCAGAGCGCCGCCGAGATCTACTACGACCTGCTCAGCGAGATCGACGTCCACGGGTACAAGCTGAACTGGGTGACCCGCTCCCCGCGGTTCTTCCCGCTGGAGTACACCAAGCTCACCCTGGAGATGACCTCCCCGGAGTACGTGGACTACTTCCACGCGCTGCCCGAGCAGACCCGCTACCGCCTGGAGACCCAGCAGAAGGGCCTCTTCAAGGGCATCGACGGCGAGCTGATCGACGCCATCTTCGACCTGCTCTACCAGAAGAACCTCGACGGCCCCGTGCCCACCAGGCTCCTCACCAACTCCGCGCTGCACGCCGCCGCGTACGACGACACCAGCGGCACGTACACCCTCGGCTTCCGCCAGGAGGAGCAGGAGAAGGACTTCACCCTGGACACCGAGGGCCTGATCCTCGCCACCGGGTACAAGTACACCGTCCCCGCCTTCCTGGAGCCGGTCCGCGACCGCCTCAACTGGGACGGCCAGGGCCGCTTCGACGTGGCCCGCAACTACGCGATCGACACGACCGGCCGCGGGGTCTTCGTGCAGAACGCCTCCGTGCACACCCACTCGATCACCTCGCCCGACCTCGGCATGGGGGCGTACCGCAACGCGTACATCATCGGGGCGATGCTGGGCTACGAGTACTACCCCGTCGAGAAGACCATCGCCTTCCAGGAGTTCGCCGCATGA
- a CDS encoding beta-N-acetylhexosaminidase, with the protein MPVSQRRRIPRLIGSLLLVAAAGVGCGEAAADSTTDDKSGDGRTAAAEPEVRPLGRIVPVPASVTPEGEPYTLTPTTRIGVDSTRPETRELGRYLAGLLRPATGFPLPVVDDPAAGGGIRLRLSPDDTALGDEGYRLSSTPDGLTLTAREPAGLFRGVQTLRQQLPSAVERKSVQTGPWKIAGGTITDTPRYGYRGAMLDVSRHFFTVDEVKRYIDQLALYKVNTLHLHLSDDQGWRIAVDSWPRLTTHGGSTEVGGGPGGYYTKEQYKEIVRYAASRYQEVIPEIDLPGHTNAALASYAELNCDGVAPELYTGTKVGFSSLCVPKPVTYDFVDDVIREIAALTPGRFIHIGGDEAHSTSHADYVTFMDKVQPVVAKYGKKVVGWHQLTGTTPAEGALVQYWGLDRTPMEEKERVAAAARGGAGLILSPADRTYLDMKYTKDTELGLAWAGYVEVRKSYDWNPATYLPGAPESAVRGIEAPLWTETLATTDDLDVMAFPRLPGVAELGWSSAESHDWETYKVRLAEQAPRFDALGIDYYRSPEVPWPAE; encoded by the coding sequence ATGCCTGTGAGCCAGCGCCGAAGGATCCCGCGCCTGATCGGATCCCTGCTCCTGGTCGCCGCCGCCGGGGTCGGCTGCGGCGAGGCCGCCGCCGACAGCACGACCGACGACAAGAGCGGCGACGGCAGGACCGCCGCCGCCGAGCCCGAGGTCCGCCCGCTCGGCCGCATCGTGCCCGTACCCGCCTCCGTCACCCCCGAGGGCGAGCCCTACACCCTCACCCCCACCACCCGCATCGGCGTGGACAGCACCCGCCCCGAGACCCGGGAGCTCGGCCGCTACCTCGCCGGACTGCTCCGCCCCGCCACCGGCTTCCCGCTGCCCGTCGTCGACGACCCCGCCGCCGGCGGCGGCATCCGGCTCCGGCTCAGCCCCGACGACACCGCGCTCGGCGACGAGGGCTACCGGCTCAGCTCGACCCCCGACGGCCTCACCCTCACAGCCCGCGAACCCGCCGGCCTCTTCCGCGGCGTCCAGACCCTGCGCCAGCAGCTGCCCTCCGCCGTCGAGCGCAAGAGCGTCCAGACCGGCCCCTGGAAGATCGCGGGCGGCACGATCACCGACACCCCGCGATACGGCTACCGGGGCGCCATGCTCGACGTCTCCCGCCACTTCTTCACCGTCGACGAGGTGAAGCGGTACATCGACCAGCTCGCGCTCTACAAGGTCAACACCCTCCACCTGCACCTCTCCGACGACCAGGGCTGGCGCATCGCCGTCGACTCCTGGCCCCGGCTCACCACCCACGGCGGCTCCACGGAGGTCGGCGGCGGCCCCGGCGGCTACTACACCAAGGAGCAGTACAAGGAGATCGTCCGGTACGCCGCCTCCCGCTACCAGGAGGTCATCCCCGAGATCGACCTCCCCGGCCACACCAACGCCGCCCTCGCCTCCTACGCCGAACTCAACTGCGACGGCGTCGCCCCGGAGCTCTACACCGGCACCAAGGTCGGCTTCAGCTCCCTCTGCGTCCCGAAGCCCGTCACGTACGACTTCGTCGACGACGTGATCCGCGAGATCGCCGCGCTCACCCCCGGCCGGTTCATCCACATCGGCGGCGACGAGGCGCACTCCACCAGCCACGCGGACTACGTGACCTTCATGGACAAGGTGCAGCCGGTCGTCGCCAAGTACGGCAAGAAGGTCGTCGGCTGGCACCAGCTGACCGGCACGACCCCGGCGGAAGGCGCCCTCGTCCAGTACTGGGGCCTCGACCGCACCCCCATGGAGGAGAAGGAGCGGGTCGCGGCCGCCGCGCGGGGCGGCGCCGGGCTGATCCTCTCGCCCGCCGACCGCACGTACCTCGACATGAAGTACACCAAGGACACCGAGCTCGGCCTCGCCTGGGCGGGCTACGTGGAGGTCCGGAAGTCGTACGACTGGAACCCGGCCACCTATCTGCCGGGCGCGCCGGAGAGCGCCGTCCGCGGCATCGAGGCGCCCCTGTGGACGGAGACCCTGGCCACCACGGACGACCTGGACGTCATGGCCTTCCCGAGGCTGCCGGGCGTGGCGGAGCTGGGCTGGTCGTCGGCGGAGAGCCACGACTGGGAGACGTACAAGGTGCGGCTCGCGGAGCAGGCCCCGCGGTTCGACGCGCTGGGCATCGACTACTACCGCTCGCCGGAGGTGCCCTGGCCGGCGGAGTAG
- a CDS encoding siderophore-interacting protein, translated as MTNSETAPFQFFHLQVDRTRRLGPSLVRVTFTGDELKNFAAGGRDQSLSLFLPHPGQDAPALPPLDDPDMYAILGAWRAMPDDERAVMRSYTVREQRTEPEHAENAVDIDFAIHEDGGPACRWASRATPGDRVVVLGPAIAENTGVRFRLPEDADSVLIWADETALPAASAILEWLPAETRAQVFLEVPYSGDRTELATQADATVTWLVREEGAPSAVDAVRGVELPGEAPYVWIAGESGAVKALRRHFVRDRELDRRRVTFVGYWRKGLSEDALREVPDETQEDA; from the coding sequence ATGACGAACTCCGAGACCGCCCCCTTCCAGTTCTTCCACCTCCAGGTGGACCGGACCCGGCGGCTCGGCCCGTCCCTGGTCCGCGTCACCTTCACCGGGGACGAGCTCAAGAACTTCGCCGCCGGCGGCCGCGACCAGTCGCTCTCCCTCTTCCTGCCGCACCCCGGCCAGGACGCACCCGCCCTGCCGCCGCTCGACGACCCGGACATGTACGCGATCCTCGGCGCCTGGCGCGCGATGCCCGACGACGAGCGGGCCGTGATGCGTTCGTACACCGTCCGCGAGCAGCGCACCGAGCCCGAGCACGCCGAGAACGCCGTCGACATCGACTTCGCGATCCACGAGGACGGCGGCCCCGCCTGCCGCTGGGCCTCGCGGGCCACCCCCGGCGACCGGGTGGTCGTCCTCGGCCCGGCGATCGCCGAGAACACCGGTGTCCGCTTCCGGTTGCCCGAGGACGCCGACTCCGTCCTGATCTGGGCGGACGAGACGGCCCTTCCGGCCGCCTCGGCGATCCTGGAGTGGCTGCCGGCCGAGACCCGCGCCCAGGTGTTCCTCGAAGTGCCGTACTCCGGCGACCGTACGGAACTGGCGACTCAGGCGGACGCGACCGTCACCTGGCTCGTACGCGAGGAGGGGGCGCCGTCCGCCGTGGACGCGGTGCGCGGGGTCGAGCTGCCCGGGGAGGCCCCGTACGTCTGGATCGCGGGCGAGTCCGGTGCGGTGAAGGCGCTGCGCCGGCATTTCGTGCGGGACCGTGAACTCGACCGCCGCCGGGTGACGTTCGTCGGCTACTGGCGCAAGGGCCTGTCCGAGGACGCACTGCGCGAGGTTCCGGACGAGACCCAGGAAGACGCGTAG
- a CDS encoding pyridoxal phosphate-dependent decarboxylase family protein, translating to MRSHLLNDATAESYRRSVTEGVERVADKLATTRGPFTGVTPAELAPVIDAVDLDKPLGDSSAALDELESVYLRDAVYFHHPRYLGHLNCPVVIPAVLGEAVLSAVNSSLDTWDQSAGATLIERKLIDWTNGRIGFGPAADGVFTSGGSQSNLQALLLAREEATAGRGGWEGPADLSKLRIFSSECSHFSVQKSAKLLGLGMDAVISIPVGRDKRMQSVVLAAELEACRAEGLVPMAIVATAGTTDFGSIDPLPEIAALADEYGAWMHVDAAYGCGLLASPTRRHLLEGIERADSVTVDFHKSFFQPVSSSAILVRDGAALRHATYHADYLNPARTVAEQIPNQVDKSLQTTRRFDALKLWMTLRVMGADGVGQLFDEVCDLAAEGFALLAADPRYDVVVEPQISTLVYRYIPENVASPEDVDRANLHARKALFASGEAVVAGTKVDGRQYLKFTLLNPETTAADIAAVLDLIAGYAEQYLGETLVHA from the coding sequence ATGCGCTCGCACCTGCTCAACGACGCCACGGCGGAGAGCTACCGGCGCTCCGTCACCGAAGGAGTCGAGCGGGTGGCGGACAAACTCGCCACGACGCGAGGTCCGTTCACCGGAGTGACCCCCGCCGAGCTCGCGCCCGTCATCGACGCCGTCGACCTCGACAAGCCGCTCGGTGACTCCTCCGCCGCCCTGGACGAGCTGGAGAGCGTCTACCTCCGCGACGCGGTCTACTTCCACCACCCCCGCTACCTGGGCCACCTCAACTGCCCGGTGGTCATCCCGGCCGTCCTCGGCGAGGCCGTCCTCTCGGCGGTCAACTCCTCGCTCGACACCTGGGACCAGAGCGCGGGCGCCACCCTCATCGAGCGCAAGCTCATCGACTGGACCAACGGCCGCATCGGCTTCGGCCCCGCCGCCGACGGCGTGTTCACCAGCGGCGGTTCGCAGTCCAACCTCCAGGCCCTGCTCCTCGCCCGCGAGGAGGCGACAGCCGGGCGGGGCGGGTGGGAAGGACCAGCCGACCTGTCGAAGCTCCGGATCTTCTCCTCCGAGTGCAGCCACTTCAGCGTCCAGAAGTCGGCGAAACTCCTCGGTCTCGGCATGGACGCCGTCATCTCCATCCCGGTCGGCCGCGACAAGCGGATGCAGTCCGTCGTCCTCGCCGCCGAGCTGGAGGCCTGCCGCGCCGAGGGCCTCGTCCCGATGGCGATCGTCGCCACCGCCGGCACCACCGACTTCGGCTCCATCGACCCGCTACCCGAGATCGCCGCCCTGGCCGACGAGTACGGCGCCTGGATGCACGTGGACGCCGCCTACGGCTGCGGACTGCTCGCCTCCCCGACCCGCCGCCACCTCCTGGAGGGCATCGAGCGGGCCGACTCGGTCACCGTCGACTTCCACAAGTCCTTCTTCCAGCCGGTGAGTTCCTCCGCGATCCTGGTCCGCGACGGAGCCGCCCTGCGGCACGCGACCTACCACGCCGACTACCTCAACCCGGCCAGGACGGTCGCCGAGCAGATCCCCAACCAGGTCGACAAGTCCCTCCAGACCACCCGCCGCTTCGACGCGCTCAAGCTGTGGATGACCCTGCGCGTGATGGGCGCCGACGGTGTCGGGCAGCTCTTCGACGAGGTCTGCGACCTGGCCGCCGAGGGCTTCGCGCTGCTCGCCGCCGACCCGCGCTACGACGTCGTGGTCGAGCCGCAGATCTCCACCCTCGTCTACCGCTACATCCCGGAGAACGTCGCGTCCCCCGAGGACGTCGACCGGGCCAACCTGCACGCCCGCAAGGCCCTGTTCGCCTCCGGCGAGGCCGTCGTCGCCGGCACCAAGGTCGACGGCCGCCAGTACCTCAAGTTCACCCTGCTCAACCCCGAGACCACCGCGGCCGACATCGCCGCCGTCCTCGATCTGATCGCCGGCTACGCCGAGCAGTACCTGGGAGAGACCCTTGTCCACGCCTGA
- a CDS encoding acyl-CoA dehydrogenase family protein: protein MSLDHRLSAEHEELRRTVEAFAHDVVAPKIGDYYERHEFPYEIVREMGRMGLFGLPFPEEYGGMGGDYLALGIALEELARVDSSVAITLEAGVSLGAMPVYLFGTDEQKREWLPRLCAGELLGAFGLTEPGAGSDAGGTRTTAVRDGDHWVINGSKCFITNSGTDITGLVTVTAVTGRKPDGRPLISSIIVPSGTPGFTVAAPYSKVGWNASDTRELSFDDVRVPVENLLGEEGRGYAQFLRILDEGRVAIAALATGLAQGCVDESVKYAKERHAFGRPIGDNQAIQFKIADMEMRAHMARIGWRDAASRLVHGETFKKEAAIAKLYSSTVAVDNAREATQIHGGYGFMNEYPVARMWRDSKILEIGEGTSEVQRMLIARELGLQA from the coding sequence ATGTCCCTCGACCACCGGCTCTCCGCAGAGCACGAGGAACTCCGCCGTACCGTCGAGGCGTTCGCGCACGACGTGGTCGCGCCGAAGATCGGCGACTACTACGAGCGGCACGAGTTCCCGTACGAGATCGTCCGTGAGATGGGCCGTATGGGCCTGTTCGGGCTGCCGTTCCCCGAGGAGTACGGCGGCATGGGCGGTGACTACCTGGCGCTCGGCATCGCCCTGGAGGAGCTGGCCCGGGTCGACTCCTCCGTCGCGATCACCCTGGAGGCGGGCGTCTCGCTCGGCGCGATGCCCGTGTACCTCTTCGGTACGGACGAGCAGAAGCGCGAGTGGCTGCCGCGGCTCTGCGCCGGCGAGCTGCTCGGCGCCTTCGGCCTGACCGAGCCGGGTGCCGGCTCGGACGCGGGCGGGACCCGTACGACGGCCGTGCGCGACGGCGACCACTGGGTCATCAACGGTTCGAAGTGCTTCATCACCAACTCCGGTACGGACATCACGGGTCTGGTGACGGTCACGGCGGTCACCGGCCGCAAGCCGGACGGCCGTCCGCTGATCTCCTCGATCATCGTCCCCTCCGGCACGCCCGGTTTCACCGTCGCCGCTCCCTACTCGAAGGTCGGCTGGAACGCCTCGGACACCCGTGAGCTGTCCTTCGACGACGTCCGCGTCCCGGTGGAGAACCTGCTGGGCGAGGAGGGCCGCGGGTACGCGCAGTTCCTGCGGATCCTGGACGAGGGCCGGGTCGCGATCGCGGCGCTCGCGACGGGTCTCGCGCAGGGCTGTGTCGACGAGTCGGTGAAGTACGCGAAGGAGCGTCACGCCTTCGGCCGACCGATCGGCGACAACCAGGCCATCCAGTTCAAGATCGCCGACATGGAGATGCGGGCGCACATGGCCCGGATCGGCTGGCGGGACGCGGCCTCGCGACTGGTCCACGGCGAGACGTTCAAGAAGGAGGCGGCGATCGCGAAGCTGTACTCCTCCACGGTGGCCGTGGACAACGCCCGCGAGGCGACCCAGATCCACGGCGGCTACGGCTTCATGAACGAGTACCCGGTGGCCCGCATGTGGCGCGACTCGAAGATCCTGGAGATCGGCGAGGGCACGAGCGAGGTCCAGCGGATGCTGATCGCGCGGGAGTTGGGCCTGCAGGCCTGA
- a CDS encoding GNAT family N-acetyltransferase has translation MTVRFRPLDPLKDAELLHAWVTHPKAAFWMMQDASVEDVVREYTAFAAHPHHEAFIGLVDGTPAILMERYDPAHLELVGLYDPQPGDVGMHFLVAPTDTPVHGFTRKVITAVMAELFADPATARVVVEPDVSNKAVHALNEAVGFVPEREIQKPEKKALLSFCTREQFEAAVGAAV, from the coding sequence ATGACCGTCCGCTTCCGCCCGCTCGATCCCCTCAAGGACGCGGAGCTGCTCCACGCCTGGGTCACCCACCCCAAGGCCGCCTTCTGGATGATGCAGGACGCGAGCGTCGAGGACGTCGTGCGCGAGTACACGGCCTTCGCCGCGCACCCGCACCACGAGGCGTTCATCGGCCTGGTCGACGGGACGCCCGCGATCCTCATGGAGCGCTACGACCCCGCCCACCTGGAGCTGGTCGGGCTCTACGACCCGCAGCCCGGCGACGTCGGCATGCACTTCCTCGTCGCCCCGACCGACACCCCCGTGCACGGCTTCACCCGCAAGGTCATCACCGCCGTGATGGCGGAGCTGTTCGCCGACCCGGCGACCGCCCGCGTGGTCGTCGAGCCGGACGTGTCCAACAAGGCCGTCCACGCGCTCAACGAGGCCGTCGGCTTCGTGCCCGAGCGGGAGATCCAGAAGCCGGAGAAGAAGGCCCTGCTGAGCTTCTGCACCCGGGAGCAGTTCGAGGCCGCCGTGGGAGCCGCCGTATGA
- a CDS encoding IucA/IucC family protein, with protein sequence MSTADVTNPVAHLTPELWADANRALIRKGLAEFTHERLLDPRELGESRYAVLSDDGATEYRFTADRYALDHWQVYPDSISRHRGDEQLPLDALQFITELRGALGLSDEVLPVYLEEISSTLAGTAFKATKEPVTSSELTHGGFQAIETGMTEGHPCFVANNGRLGFGVDEFRAYAPEAASEIHLIWLAARRDRTTFTAGAGIDYETFVRAELGDATVDGFAETLKARGLDLADYLLMPAHPWQWWNKLSVTFAAEVAQQRLVYLGAGDDTYLAQQSIRTFFNTTDPAKHYVKTALSVLNMGFMRGLSAAYMEATPAINDWLHTLIESDATFRSARFSIIRERAAVGYRHLEYEAATDRYSPYRKMLAALWRESPVPTLAEGERLATMASLLHVDHAGASFAGALIKESGLEASVWLRSYLDAYLLPVLHSFYAYDLAFMPHGENVILVLDERGTVSRAIFKDIAEEIVVMDPAAVLPPAVERVRADIPEDMKLLSVFTDVFDCFFRFLAATLATEGVLDEDTFWRTVAECVRGYEQSKPELADRFAQYDMFAETFALSALNRLQLRNNKQMVDLSDPSAALQLVGDLVNPIARFA encoded by the coding sequence ATGAGCACCGCCGATGTGACGAACCCCGTCGCCCACCTCACCCCCGAGCTCTGGGCGGACGCCAACCGCGCGCTGATCCGCAAGGGCCTCGCGGAGTTCACCCACGAGCGGCTCCTCGACCCGCGCGAGCTCGGCGAGAGCCGCTACGCGGTCCTGTCGGACGACGGCGCCACCGAGTACCGCTTCACCGCGGACCGGTACGCCCTCGACCACTGGCAGGTCTACCCCGACTCGATCAGCCGCCACCGCGGCGACGAGCAGCTCCCGCTGGACGCGCTCCAGTTCATCACCGAGCTGCGCGGCGCCCTCGGCCTGAGCGACGAGGTCCTGCCGGTCTACCTGGAGGAGATCTCCTCCACGCTCGCCGGTACGGCGTTCAAGGCGACGAAGGAGCCGGTCACCTCCTCCGAGCTGACCCACGGCGGCTTCCAGGCGATCGAGACCGGGATGACCGAGGGCCACCCCTGCTTCGTCGCCAACAACGGCCGGCTCGGCTTCGGCGTCGACGAGTTCCGCGCGTACGCCCCCGAGGCCGCGAGCGAGATCCACCTGATCTGGCTGGCGGCGCGGCGCGACCGCACCACCTTCACGGCCGGCGCGGGCATCGACTACGAGACGTTCGTCCGCGCGGAGCTGGGCGACGCGACGGTGGACGGGTTCGCCGAGACGCTGAAGGCGCGCGGCCTGGACCTGGCCGACTACCTCCTCATGCCGGCCCACCCCTGGCAGTGGTGGAACAAGCTGTCCGTCACCTTCGCCGCCGAGGTCGCGCAGCAGCGCCTGGTGTACCTGGGCGCGGGCGACGACACGTATCTGGCGCAGCAGTCGATCCGTACGTTCTTCAACACGACGGACCCGGCCAAGCACTACGTGAAGACGGCGCTCTCGGTCCTCAACATGGGCTTCATGCGGGGCCTCTCGGCCGCCTACATGGAGGCCACCCCGGCGATCAACGACTGGCTGCACACCCTGATCGAGTCGGACGCGACCTTCCGGTCGGCCCGCTTCTCGATCATCCGCGAGCGGGCGGCCGTCGGCTACCGGCACCTGGAGTACGAGGCGGCGACGGACCGCTACTCGCCGTACCGCAAGATGCTGGCGGCGCTCTGGCGGGAGTCGCCGGTGCCGACCCTCGCCGAGGGCGAGCGGCTCGCGACGATGGCCTCCCTCCTCCACGTGGACCACGCGGGCGCGTCGTTCGCGGGCGCGCTGATCAAGGAGTCGGGCCTGGAGGCCTCGGTCTGGCTGCGCAGCTACCTGGACGCGTACCTCCTCCCGGTCCTGCACAGCTTCTACGCGTACGACCTGGCGTTCATGCCGCACGGCGAGAACGTGATCCTGGTCCTCGACGAGCGCGGCACGGTGTCGCGGGCGATCTTCAAGGACATCGCCGAGGAGATCGTCGTCATGGATCCGGCGGCCGTCCTGCCTCCGGCGGTGGAACGGGTCCGTGCGGACATCCCGGAGGACATGAAGCTCCTCTCGGTCTTCACGGACGTCTTCGACTGCTTCTTCCGCTTCCTGGCGGCGACGCTCGCCACGGAGGGCGTCCTCGACGAGGACACCTTCTGGCGGACGGTCGCGGAGTGCGTGCGCGGCTACGAGCAGTCGAAGCCGGAACTGGCGGACCGCTTCGCCCAGTACGACATGTTCGCGGAGACCTTCGCCCTCTCGGCCCTCAACCGCCTCCAGCTCCGCAACAACAAGCAGATGGTCGACCTGTCGGACCCGTCGGCGGCCCTCCAGCTGGTCGGCGACCTGGTGAACCCGATCGCGCGGTTCGCGTAA